In Coleofasciculus sp. FACHB-T130, the following proteins share a genomic window:
- a CDS encoding Rid family detoxifying hydrolase, whose amino-acid sequence MDAEELLKRYAQRERNFQGAKLSGIKLPGANLNGIDLQNADLTGAELNQANLANANLTGAKFSRVSLIGANLSGVQASSVNLGLAELSGANLSKANLSGVNFNNANLDNVNLSDAQLNSANLTKASLSQANLVRANLSNAKLTGANLAEADLSRAELANVNIQDANLQGAKLRGVKLPSYNLSAMNFAEVDLGAAELTNIQFRKACLRGINLERAGLQGANFMGANLNGANLKKADLTDANLYGASIKGADFTGAIMPDGEVYKSLASDTEPRKQETSLPTQTSMTRKVIRTENAPAPVGPYNQAIAASGQMIFVAGQIAIDPRIGDIVYTDDVAKQTEQVMAHLEAILSAAGANFENVVKTTVFLKDMNDFAAVNAVYGKYFDAETAPARACVQVSRLPKDVLVEIDCIAVI is encoded by the coding sequence ATGGACGCTGAAGAACTTCTAAAAAGATACGCCCAACGCGAACGGAACTTTCAAGGAGCAAAACTAAGTGGGATAAAGCTCCCAGGTGCAAACCTAAATGGGATAGACCTACAGAATGCAGATTTGACCGGAGCTGAGTTAAATCAGGCAAACTTGGCTAATGCCAACCTCACTGGCGCAAAATTTAGCAGAGTATCCTTAATTGGAGCAAATCTGAGTGGGGTGCAAGCTTCTTCAGTAAATTTGGGTTTGGCAGAACTCAGCGGTGCCAACCTCAGTAAGGCAAACTTGAGTGGTGTTAACTTTAATAATGCCAACCTAGACAATGTAAACCTAAGTGATGCTCAACTAAATAGTGCCAACCTAACTAAAGCGTCTCTAAGTCAAGCCAACCTTGTTAGAGCAAACTTGAGTAATGCGAAACTAACGGGTGCAAACTTAGCTGAAGCTGACTTAAGTCGGGCAGAATTAGCTAATGTTAACATCCAAGATGCCAACCTCCAGGGAGCCAAGCTCCGGGGTGTCAAGTTGCCCAGCTATAATTTGTCAGCTATGAATTTTGCTGAGGTAGATTTAGGCGCAGCAGAACTGACAAACATACAGTTTAGAAAAGCCTGTCTGCGAGGGATAAATTTAGAGAGAGCAGGTCTGCAAGGAGCAAATTTCATGGGGGCAAACCTGAATGGAGCCAACCTGAAAAAAGCAGATTTGACTGATGCAAACCTTTATGGAGCAAGCATCAAGGGTGCGGATTTCACGGGCGCGATAATGCCCGATGGGGAAGTTTACAAGTCCTTAGCCTCTGATACAGAACCCCGCAAACAGGAAACATCGTTACCAACACAAACATCAATGACACGCAAAGTAATTCGCACCGAGAACGCACCAGCACCAGTCGGACCGTATAATCAAGCGATCGCTGCCAGTGGTCAGATGATCTTCGTCGCTGGTCAAATTGCCATCGATCCCAGAATCGGTGATATTGTCTACACCGACGATGTAGCCAAGCAAACAGAACAGGTAATGGCTCATCTTGAAGCGATTCTCTCTGCGGCTGGCGCTAACTTTGAGAATGTGGTCAAAACCACCGTCTTTCTCAAAGATATGAATGATTTTGCTGCGGTTAACGCAGTTTATGGTAAATATTTTGACGCAGAGACAGCCCCTGCCCGTGCCTGCGTGCAAGTATCCCGTCTACCCAAGGATGTGCTGGTAGAAATTGACTGCATTGCGGTAATTTAA
- a CDS encoding GTP-binding protein, with amino-acid sequence MNNLTAPKQNLIPDIPKRGMPVTIVTGFLGSGKTTLLNHILHNCQDLKVAVLVNEFGNINIDSQLLISVDQNMIELSNGCICCTINDGLLDAVYRVLERSDRIDYLIVETTGIADPLPIALTFISTDLRDLTRLDSILTLVDVETFTPEHFESDAALNQISYGDIILLNKTDLVPEAQVKELEDYIRAMKVGARVLRTSYGQVPLPLILDVGVSQAESYPAKEESSHHHHHDHHHDHSHHLENDGFMSFSFESDRPLLLEKFQQFLTEQLPEDVFRAKGLLWFKESSLRHIFQMCGKRVEMKTDKWISQKSNQLVFIGRNLNEAQIQQQLKDCLE; translated from the coding sequence ATGAACAATCTTACAGCACCCAAACAAAACCTAATTCCGGATATTCCTAAACGGGGAATGCCAGTCACGATCGTTACAGGCTTTTTAGGTAGTGGTAAAACAACGCTACTCAACCATATTTTGCATAATTGTCAAGACTTAAAGGTAGCAGTTTTAGTTAATGAATTCGGTAATATTAATATTGATAGCCAGCTCTTAATATCCGTCGATCAAAATATGATCGAACTAAGCAATGGCTGTATTTGTTGCACCATCAACGATGGATTGCTTGATGCAGTTTATCGGGTGCTGGAACGAAGCGATCGCATCGATTACTTAATTGTCGAAACAACCGGAATTGCCGATCCATTGCCCATTGCCTTGACCTTCATTAGTACAGATTTGCGCGATCTAACTCGGCTTGATTCTATCTTGACTTTGGTGGATGTGGAAACGTTTACACCGGAGCATTTTGAAAGTGATGCCGCCCTCAATCAGATTTCCTATGGTGACATCATTCTGCTGAACAAAACCGATTTGGTTCCAGAAGCCCAAGTCAAGGAGTTGGAAGACTACATTCGCGCCATGAAAGTAGGCGCAAGAGTTTTGCGAACCTCCTACGGACAAGTTCCTCTGCCACTAATTTTAGATGTGGGAGTTTCCCAAGCGGAATCTTATCCAGCTAAAGAGGAATCTAGCCATCATCACCATCACGATCACCATCACGATCATTCCCACCACTTAGAGAATGATGGTTTCATGTCATTTTCTTTTGAAAGCGATCGCCCTCTCCTTTTAGAGAAATTTCAACAATTTTTAACCGAACAACTTCCCGAAGACGTTTTTCGCGCCAAAGGTTTACTCTGGTTTAAGGAAAGTAGTTTACGCCACATCTTTCAAATGTGCGGTAAACGGGTTGAGATGAAAACTGACAAGTGGATTTCTCAAAAGAGCAATCAACTGGTATTTATTGGGCGTAACTTGAATGAAGCCCAAATTCAACAACAGTTAAAAGATTGCCTAGAGTAA
- a CDS encoding alpha/beta hydrolase, with protein MATSTISAPSTVGIGGTVQEYLWTWEGQELPIVYETLGKGSPILLLPAFSTVSTRAEMRGLAELLSSQFQAVALDWPGFGRSPRLPLNYQPALYHQFLQDFVKNVFNTPVSIIAAGHAAGYAMQLARQQPSVLSRIVLAAPTWRGPFPTMMGKQQGWFGTLRNVVRSPILGQALYKLNTTESFISLMYRRHVYVEPNSLSPSRLEQKLQTAHQPGARFAPAAFVTGGLDPVNHRDDFLAWFQPLPLPVMVVIGEQAPPKSKEEMEAMANVPGVQTVRLPGSLGLHEEYADAVGATILPFLMDGGG; from the coding sequence ATGGCAACTTCAACGATTTCTGCACCTAGTACTGTCGGAATTGGCGGAACCGTTCAGGAATATCTCTGGACTTGGGAAGGACAAGAATTACCCATAGTTTATGAAACTCTAGGCAAAGGATCTCCTATATTACTTCTGCCAGCTTTCAGCACCGTTTCTACACGCGCGGAAATGCGCGGACTGGCAGAGTTATTATCATCTCAGTTTCAAGCCGTTGCTCTCGATTGGCCTGGATTTGGGCGATCGCCTCGTCTACCCTTGAACTATCAACCCGCCCTATATCACCAATTTCTGCAAGATTTTGTCAAAAATGTTTTTAATACGCCAGTATCCATCATTGCTGCTGGACACGCTGCTGGTTACGCAATGCAGCTAGCGCGGCAACAACCGTCCGTTTTGTCGCGGATTGTTTTAGCGGCTCCCACTTGGCGCGGGCCATTTCCGACGATGATGGGTAAACAGCAAGGGTGGTTTGGAACGCTGAGAAATGTAGTGCGATCGCCCATTTTAGGACAAGCTCTCTACAAGCTAAACACCACGGAGTCCTTCATTAGCTTGATGTATCGTCGCCATGTCTACGTTGAACCTAACTCGTTGAGTCCCTCCCGACTCGAACAAAAGTTGCAGACAGCACATCAACCAGGAGCGCGTTTTGCTCCCGCCGCCTTCGTCACCGGAGGTTTAGATCCGGTGAATCATAGAGACGATTTTCTCGCCTGGTTTCAGCCTTTACCGTTACCCGTGATGGTAGTCATTGGCGAACAAGCGCCCCCGAAATCAAAGGAAGAAATGGAAGCAATGGCGAATGTCCCAGGAGTGCAGACAGTCAGGCTTCCCGGTTCGTTGGGATTACATGAAGAGTACGCAGATGCTGTAGGTGCTACTATCTTGCCATTTTTGATGGATGGGGGTGGGTGA
- a CDS encoding Uma2 family endonuclease, with the protein MAIATVTESCSLEDFMANPPDRMEWVDGQLVEKTGMTVKHSIVQTRLAWGWKNFITQSGQGGEVVVELPCRTLKQGRRPDVSYLTAELVAQFGEAGGLPQSPPLIAEIASPTDSAEDLFAKASEYLESGCSEVWLVFPESRRILLITQSQTLGFNTGNVVSTQLVLRGFSVALDELLA; encoded by the coding sequence ATGGCGATCGCTACTGTAACCGAAAGCTGCTCTCTAGAAGACTTTATGGCTAATCCCCCCGATCGCATGGAGTGGGTGGATGGACAACTTGTGGAGAAAACGGGAATGACGGTAAAACATAGTATAGTTCAGACTAGGTTAGCTTGGGGCTGGAAAAATTTCATTACCCAATCTGGACAAGGAGGAGAGGTTGTTGTAGAACTTCCCTGTCGGACTTTGAAGCAGGGGCGTCGTCCTGATGTATCCTATCTCACAGCGGAATTGGTAGCGCAGTTTGGTGAGGCAGGAGGGTTGCCACAAAGTCCGCCACTGATTGCTGAAATCGCTTCTCCAACTGATTCAGCCGAGGATTTATTTGCCAAAGCAAGCGAGTATTTAGAATCGGGTTGTTCGGAAGTCTGGCTAGTATTTCCTGAGAGTCGTCGGATATTGTTAATTACTCAAAGTCAGACATTAGGGTTTAATACTGGTAATGTAGTGAGTACGCAATTGGTACTCAGAGGATTTAGTGTAGCGCTAGATGAATTGTTAGCTTGA
- a CDS encoding (2Fe-2S) ferredoxin domain-containing protein translates to MSKFKQNNSEFRLEGWLLGFVIEDGYKIKYLRLATSEGECQIKLAKEARISLFRSGVTPGTWVEVFGETKLKLKSGEVKQKAYLVKPGVPPSQLQGVTQVEEIQELPRPAKKLPLPSGVKATILVCKKSDCCKLGANKVCQALEEGLRDRGLDDQVTIKGTGCMKRCKSGPNIVMPDKTRYTRINATEIPEIIDKHFPDEMVSEELIAPRLECETARVR, encoded by the coding sequence ATGAGTAAATTTAAACAAAACAACTCAGAATTCCGCCTTGAGGGATGGTTACTCGGTTTTGTCATCGAAGATGGCTATAAAATCAAATATTTGAGACTCGCAACTTCAGAGGGTGAATGTCAGATCAAGCTTGCCAAAGAAGCTCGGATTTCCCTATTTCGCTCAGGAGTGACACCCGGTACTTGGGTTGAGGTTTTTGGCGAAACCAAGCTTAAGTTAAAAAGTGGAGAAGTCAAACAAAAAGCTTATCTAGTTAAACCTGGTGTTCCTCCCAGCCAATTGCAGGGAGTTACACAAGTTGAGGAAATTCAGGAATTGCCTCGACCTGCTAAAAAATTGCCTCTACCTTCCGGCGTCAAAGCGACAATTTTGGTGTGTAAAAAGTCCGATTGTTGCAAGTTGGGTGCTAATAAAGTTTGTCAGGCTTTAGAAGAAGGTTTGCGCGATCGCGGCTTGGACGACCAGGTTACGATTAAAGGAACTGGCTGCATGAAGCGTTGCAAATCAGGGCCAAATATCGTTATGCCGGATAAAACCCGCTACACTCGGATTAACGCTACAGAAATCCCTGAAATTATAGATAAACATTTTCCAGATGAGATGGTATCTGAAGAGCTAATTGCACCTCGTTTGGAGTGCGAAACAGCTAGGGTTCGTTAA
- a CDS encoding Asr1405/Asl0597 family protein has translation MNPIEPIEPQPETGKVVEVNRADRWQVYYRLRELGISCGCAVDQPLLVEVYNTTAAIQLWSVVRQLTASRGELVSHLERCWQTSNDPKES, from the coding sequence ATGAATCCAATAGAGCCAATTGAGCCACAACCAGAAACAGGCAAGGTTGTTGAGGTGAATCGAGCAGATCGGTGGCAAGTTTATTACCGCTTGCGAGAGTTAGGAATTTCCTGTGGGTGTGCGGTTGACCAGCCCTTGCTGGTTGAGGTCTACAACACGACAGCAGCGATTCAGCTGTGGAGTGTAGTCAGGCAGTTAACTGCATCGCGCGGCGAGTTGGTGAGCCATCTGGAACGCTGCTGGCAGACGAGTAACGATCCAAAAGAAAGTTAA
- a CDS encoding Dps family protein, whose protein sequence is MSETQSVLRSFGQVYDNPVLLDRSITTPVCEGFNIALASFQALYLQYQKHHFVVEGSEFYMLHEFFSESYEQVQGHVHDIGERLDGLGGVPVAGFAKLAELCCFTPEDEGVFSCRQMVEHDLAAEQAMIQLIRRQAGQAESLGDRATRYLYETILLKTEERAYHLAHFLAKDSLTLGFVQTTNN, encoded by the coding sequence ATGTCCGAAACTCAGAGTGTATTGCGCTCCTTCGGTCAGGTTTATGACAATCCAGTGTTGCTGGATCGCAGTATCACCACGCCGGTTTGTGAGGGCTTCAACATTGCTCTAGCGAGTTTTCAGGCGCTGTACTTGCAATATCAAAAGCATCATTTTGTGGTCGAAGGTTCAGAATTTTATATGCTGCACGAGTTCTTCAGCGAAAGCTACGAACAGGTGCAGGGACACGTTCATGATATTGGCGAACGGTTGGATGGACTGGGTGGCGTTCCAGTAGCTGGCTTTGCCAAGTTAGCAGAACTGTGCTGCTTCACGCCAGAAGATGAAGGGGTATTTTCTTGCCGCCAGATGGTGGAACACGACTTAGCCGCCGAGCAAGCGATGATTCAGCTAATCCGGCGTCAGGCAGGACAAGCAGAAAGCTTGGGCGATCGCGCAACCCGTTATCTGTACGAAACAATCTTGCTGAAAACCGAAGAACGGGCTTATCATCTGGCTCACTTCCTCGCTAAAGACAGCTTGACCTTGGGTTTTGTCCAGACTACGAATAATTAG
- the carB gene encoding carbamoyl-phosphate synthase large subunit: MPRRQDIHKILLLGSGPIVIGQACEFDYSGTQACKALREEGYEVVLVNSNPASIMTDPETADRTYIEPLTPEIVEKVIAKEQPDALLPTMGGQTALNIAVTLAKNGVLEKYGVELIGAKLPAIEKAEDRLLFKEAMAKIGVSVCPSGIASTLDEAKAIASQIGSYPLIIRPAYTLGGTGGGISYNQEEFEEMAQGGLDASPVSQILIEQSLLGWKEYELEVMRDLADNVVIICSIENLDPMGIHTGDSITVAPAQTLTDKEYQRLRDASIKIIREIGVETGGSNIQFAVNPLTGDLIVIEMNPRVSRSSALASKATGFPIAKIAAKLAVGYTLDEIPNDITKKTPASFEPTIDYVVTKIPRFAFEKFPGSQAILTTQMKSVGEVMAMGRTFCESFQKALRGLETGRAGWGCDKNEKLPSLEQIRSGLRTPHPERIFTVRHAMLMGMTVEEVYELTGIDPWFLDKMQQLLETEKFLKRSKLKDLTKEKLWDIKQEGFSDRQIAYGTKTTEDEVRDYRKNLGVVPVYKTVDTCAAEFEALTPYYYSTYEEESEVLPSDKRKVMILGGGPNRIGQGIEFDYCCCHAAYSLSKQGFETIMVNSNPETVSTDYDTSDRLYFEPLTKEDVLNIIEAEQPEGIIVQFGGQTPLKLALPLQEYLQSHPEITAKIWGTSPDSIDTAEDRERFEKILRELDIKQPANGIARSFEDALAVAQRIGYPVVVRPSYVLGGRAMEIVYSDEDLQRYMMYAVLVEPDHPILIDKFLENAIEVDVDAISDRTGKVVIGGIMEHIEQAGIHSGDSACSLPYTSLSEAVLDTIRTWTIDLAKTLKVIGLMNIQFAVQGEQVYILEANPRASRTIPYVSKATGVPLAALASRIMAGATLESLDLTEEVLPRHVAVKEAVLPFEKFPGADTLLGPEMRSTGEVMGIDVDFGRAFAKAALAAGQRLPLSGTVFVSMNDRDKAAAVPVVRDLIELGFHIVATVGTRKVLREHGLEVDVVLKLHEGRPHVLDAIKNNKIQLIITTPSGEEAQADGRLIRRSALTYKIPMITTIAGAKATAAAIRALQSAPLEVKALQDYIGIPNYSDAKLSPIQV, from the coding sequence ATGCCCCGCCGCCAGGACATCCACAAAATTCTGTTACTAGGCTCTGGTCCAATTGTGATTGGACAAGCCTGCGAGTTTGACTATTCAGGCACTCAAGCCTGTAAGGCGCTCCGGGAGGAAGGATATGAAGTCGTGCTGGTGAACTCGAATCCAGCCAGCATTATGACCGACCCGGAAACGGCCGATCGCACCTATATTGAACCGTTGACACCAGAAATCGTAGAAAAGGTAATCGCCAAAGAACAACCTGATGCGCTGCTGCCCACAATGGGAGGTCAGACAGCTCTAAATATAGCCGTCACCCTTGCGAAAAATGGAGTACTGGAAAAGTACGGGGTCGAGTTAATTGGAGCCAAGCTACCGGCAATCGAGAAAGCCGAAGACCGGCTGCTGTTTAAGGAAGCGATGGCGAAAATTGGGGTAAGCGTGTGCCCATCGGGGATTGCTAGCACCCTCGATGAAGCGAAGGCGATCGCGTCCCAAATTGGCAGCTATCCCTTGATTATCCGCCCTGCCTATACCCTAGGCGGCACCGGCGGCGGCATTTCCTACAACCAGGAAGAATTTGAAGAAATGGCTCAGGGCGGTTTGGATGCTAGCCCAGTGTCGCAAATTCTCATCGAACAGTCGCTGCTGGGTTGGAAAGAGTACGAACTAGAAGTCATGCGCGATTTGGCAGATAACGTCGTGATTATCTGCTCGATTGAGAACCTTGACCCGATGGGCATCCACACTGGGGACTCGATTACCGTAGCACCCGCGCAAACCCTCACCGATAAGGAATACCAGCGGTTGCGGGATGCGTCGATTAAAATTATCCGCGAGATTGGGGTAGAAACCGGCGGCTCGAATATTCAGTTTGCAGTTAATCCTCTGACTGGCGACCTGATTGTCATTGAGATGAACCCCCGCGTTTCTCGCAGTTCTGCCCTGGCTTCTAAAGCGACCGGGTTCCCAATTGCGAAGATAGCGGCAAAGTTGGCGGTAGGCTATACCCTCGACGAAATTCCCAACGATATCACCAAGAAAACCCCGGCGTCCTTTGAACCGACCATTGACTATGTGGTGACGAAAATACCCCGATTTGCCTTCGAGAAATTTCCGGGTTCTCAGGCAATCCTGACGACGCAGATGAAGTCGGTGGGAGAAGTGATGGCGATGGGGCGGACGTTCTGCGAGTCGTTCCAGAAAGCATTAAGAGGCTTGGAAACGGGTCGCGCGGGTTGGGGATGCGACAAGAACGAGAAATTGCCAAGTTTGGAACAAATTCGTTCGGGACTGCGGACGCCTCATCCAGAGAGAATTTTCACCGTTCGTCATGCCATGTTGATGGGGATGACGGTAGAAGAAGTCTATGAACTGACGGGAATCGATCCGTGGTTTCTAGATAAGATGCAACAACTGTTGGAAACCGAGAAGTTCTTGAAGCGAAGCAAGCTGAAAGACCTGACAAAAGAAAAGTTGTGGGACATCAAGCAGGAAGGTTTTAGCGATCGCCAGATTGCCTACGGCACCAAAACGACCGAAGATGAAGTCCGCGACTACCGGAAGAATTTGGGTGTAGTGCCCGTCTACAAAACCGTGGATACCTGTGCGGCAGAATTTGAGGCGCTGACTCCTTATTACTACTCGACTTACGAAGAAGAATCGGAGGTATTGCCCTCAGATAAGCGCAAGGTGATGATTTTAGGGGGTGGCCCGAACCGGATTGGGCAGGGGATTGAGTTTGACTACTGTTGCTGTCATGCAGCTTATTCTCTCTCCAAGCAAGGGTTTGAGACGATTATGGTCAATTCAAACCCGGAGACCGTTTCCACCGATTATGATACGAGCGATCGCCTCTACTTTGAGCCGCTGACGAAAGAAGATGTTCTCAACATCATCGAGGCGGAACAGCCAGAGGGAATTATCGTGCAGTTTGGGGGTCAGACGCCGCTAAAATTGGCTTTGCCATTGCAGGAATATCTGCAATCCCACCCCGAAATCACCGCTAAAATTTGGGGAACCTCGCCAGATTCGATTGACACCGCCGAAGACCGAGAGCGATTTGAAAAAATCCTGCGGGAACTTGATATCAAGCAACCAGCGAACGGAATTGCTCGGAGTTTTGAAGACGCCTTAGCGGTCGCGCAGCGCATTGGCTACCCCGTCGTGGTACGTCCTTCTTATGTATTGGGAGGACGGGCGATGGAAATTGTCTACTCCGATGAGGATTTGCAGCGCTACATGATGTATGCGGTGCTGGTGGAACCCGATCATCCGATCTTGATCGACAAGTTTTTGGAAAATGCGATTGAGGTGGATGTGGATGCGATCAGCGATCGCACTGGTAAGGTGGTGATTGGCGGCATCATGGAGCATATCGAACAAGCGGGCATTCACTCTGGGGATTCTGCCTGTTCCTTGCCCTATACTTCCCTATCGGAAGCAGTCTTGGATACCATCCGTACCTGGACTATCGATCTCGCCAAGACCCTCAAGGTGATTGGATTGATGAATATCCAGTTTGCCGTTCAGGGGGAACAAGTTTACATTCTAGAAGCCAACCCCAGAGCCTCGCGCACCATCCCTTATGTCTCCAAAGCGACTGGAGTACCCCTAGCCGCTCTGGCGTCCCGAATTATGGCAGGTGCCACGCTGGAATCCCTCGACTTGACAGAGGAGGTACTGCCGCGTCACGTTGCCGTCAAGGAAGCCGTACTGCCTTTTGAAAAATTCCCCGGTGCTGACACCCTTCTGGGGCCAGAAATGCGCTCGACGGGAGAAGTGATGGGGATTGACGTGGATTTCGGAAGAGCGTTTGCTAAGGCAGCGTTAGCAGCGGGACAGCGGTTGCCCTTATCTGGCACAGTGTTTGTCTCAATGAACGACCGGGACAAGGCGGCGGCGGTGCCAGTGGTCAGAGATTTGATCGAGTTGGGCTTTCATATTGTCGCCACCGTTGGCACGCGCAAAGTGCTGCGGGAACATGGGCTAGAGGTGGATGTGGTGCTGAAACTGCATGAGGGGCGTCCTCACGTTCTGGATGCGATCAAAAACAACAAGATTCAGCTGATTATCACCACACCTTCTGGGGAAGAAGCGCAGGCAGATGGACGCTTGATTCGTCGCAGTGCCCTCACTTACAAAATCCCTATGATCACGACGATTGCAGGTGCTAAAGCTACTGCGGCAGCGATTCGTGCCTTGCAGTCAGCTCCTTTGGAGGTGAAAGCGCTGCAAGACTATATTGGCATCCCCAACTATAGTGATGCCAAGTTGAGTCCAATCCAGGTTTAA
- a CDS encoding pentapeptide repeat-containing protein: MPNEKSLQRLKDLILHVVEADTDNFLELAEIAGLNPVKDFAGANLSGVDLHGADLSGSILLGTLLLGANLIGADLAGAKLNKANLNMADLSGANLLSANLNRADAIKVCLMGANLIGANLNSANLLCAQLNEAQMIGADLCRANLIDASLCSVNLSEANLSYAILRRADLSSGTLIGANLMGADLSGADLRRANLSDADLGTVKVEKARFGENTGLSEAMKRDLKRRGAIW; this comes from the coding sequence GTGCCTAATGAGAAATCTCTCCAGCGACTGAAAGACTTGATCTTACACGTTGTAGAGGCAGATACAGATAACTTCCTTGAATTAGCAGAAATTGCTGGATTAAATCCCGTTAAAGATTTTGCGGGTGCTAATCTTAGTGGCGTTGACCTACATGGTGCCGACTTAAGCGGTTCAATTTTGCTGGGTACGCTGCTGCTGGGTGCCAATCTGATTGGTGCCGATCTCGCGGGTGCCAAGCTGAATAAAGCCAACTTGAATATGGCTGATTTGAGCGGTGCTAATTTGCTCAGTGCCAATCTCAACAGAGCTGACGCTATTAAAGTCTGTTTGATGGGTGCCAACTTGATTGGTGCTAACCTCAACAGTGCCAACTTACTATGTGCCCAACTCAATGAGGCTCAAATGATTGGAGCCGACCTTTGTCGCGCCAACTTAATTGATGCTTCCTTGTGTAGTGTCAACTTGAGTGAGGCGAACTTGAGTTATGCTATCCTGCGTCGTGCTGACCTGAGTAGTGGCACGTTGATAGGTGCAAACTTGATGGGTGCCGACCTAAGCGGCGCTGACCTACGTCGTGCCAATTTGAGCGATGCGGATTTAGGCACGGTAAAAGTGGAAAAAGCTCGATTTGGAGAGAATACAGGACTTTCAGAAGCAATGAAGCGTGACTTGAAGCGGCGAGGGGCAATCTGGTAA
- a CDS encoding CPBP family intramembrane glutamic endopeptidase: MNFVRLAQYPAPARLGCFVLSLLLLWLPVAAPIYLLLSKDPNLVTILTMGLLFAAFLLLVRWWGQKVYQQPQLLRRYGLQGTRQNAKELFSGLGVGVLITFSLFGLEGLLGWLVWQPPTIPLAKLILEGLASALGIGFAEELVFRGWLLDELERDYRPRVSLLADAFIFALLHFLKPLREIFRTLPGFPGLLLLGLTLVWAKRGSKGRLGLSIGLHAGLVWGYYIINVGNLVQFSGQVSDWITGVDKNPLAGVIGLVFLSVLAFGMRKRSHSLDSPQ; this comes from the coding sequence ATAAACTTTGTCCGTTTAGCCCAGTACCCGGCACCGGCGCGGCTGGGCTGTTTTGTGCTGAGTTTACTCTTGCTCTGGTTGCCGGTGGCTGCACCCATCTACTTACTCTTGAGTAAAGATCCCAACTTAGTCACCATCCTGACGATGGGACTGTTGTTTGCAGCGTTTCTCCTGCTTGTTCGGTGGTGGGGTCAGAAAGTCTATCAGCAACCCCAGCTACTGAGACGCTATGGTTTACAAGGAACGCGGCAAAATGCCAAAGAGCTTTTCTCTGGACTGGGTGTTGGCGTCTTGATTACTTTCAGTCTGTTTGGGCTGGAGGGGCTATTGGGTTGGCTGGTGTGGCAGCCTCCGACAATTCCATTAGCCAAGCTGATTTTAGAAGGGTTAGCGAGCGCGCTGGGTATCGGTTTTGCAGAGGAATTGGTATTCCGAGGCTGGCTGCTAGATGAGTTGGAACGGGATTATCGTCCCCGCGTATCTCTTTTGGCAGATGCTTTTATCTTTGCGCTGCTACATTTTCTGAAGCCGCTGAGGGAGATTTTTCGGACTTTGCCGGGATTTCCAGGGTTGTTGCTGCTGGGATTAACCCTGGTTTGGGCAAAGCGCGGAAGCAAGGGGCGTCTGGGACTTTCGATCGGTCTGCACGCTGGCTTGGTTTGGGGATACTACATCATTAATGTGGGGAATCTGGTGCAATTTTCTGGTCAAGTTTCCGACTGGATTACTGGTGTGGACAAAAATCCCTTGGCGGGGGTAATCGGGTTGGTGTTTTTGAGCGTTTTGGCGTTTGGGATGCGGAAGCGATCGCATTCACTAGACTCGCCCCAATAA
- the clpS gene encoding ATP-dependent Clp protease adapter ClpS translates to MSVETVQKPSTVRKLAPRYRVLLHNDDFNPMEYVVQVLITTVPGITQPQAVSIMMEAHTNGLALVITCALEHAEFYSETLNNHGLTSTIEPDE, encoded by the coding sequence GTGTCTGTCGAAACCGTACAAAAGCCTTCAACAGTCCGTAAACTCGCACCTCGTTATCGTGTGTTGCTCCATAATGATGACTTCAACCCAATGGAGTACGTGGTGCAGGTTTTGATAACGACGGTGCCTGGTATCACGCAACCTCAGGCTGTCAGTATCATGATGGAAGCTCATACCAATGGGCTTGCTCTCGTGATTACTTGCGCCTTGGAGCATGCGGAGTTCTATAGTGAAACATTGAACAACCACGGATTGACCAGCACCATAGAACCAGACGAATAG